The following are encoded together in the Deltaproteobacteria bacterium genome:
- a CDS encoding creatininase family protein translates to MLLENITMTDFKKGLKRTKTIIIPFGTIEEHGSHLPLSTDTIQVYEVVKKVAEKMPVFVAPPLHYGVLTSTRNHAGSIGISANSLRVITRDIIKSGYAKGLRNFILISGHAGNIHMSALREAGEDMIDEIDDIKIAVISEYDMIRKESDKFVETKDDGHAGEIETSRILYLVPNLVKDRAKEEYPKFSAPFLVKDKVKYWKGGVWGNPSKATREKGEKLFLFSVGRVVEIVKGIEKAF, encoded by the coding sequence ATGCTTCTGGAAAATATCACGATGACTGATTTTAAAAAGGGATTGAAGAGGACAAAAACCATCATTATCCCATTCGGCACAATAGAAGAGCATGGAAGCCATCTACCCCTCTCTACCGACACGATCCAGGTGTATGAGGTGGTTAAGAAGGTGGCTGAGAAGATGCCGGTTTTTGTAGCCCCGCCGCTTCATTACGGGGTTTTGACATCAACAAGAAATCATGCCGGAAGCATCGGCATATCGGCAAATAGTTTGAGGGTGATAACAAGGGATATTATAAAATCAGGATACGCTAAGGGATTGCGGAATTTTATTCTGATTTCGGGTCATGCGGGTAATATTCACATGTCCGCTTTGAGAGAGGCCGGTGAAGATATGATAGATGAAATTGATGATATTAAAATTGCAGTCATATCCGAATATGACATGATAAGGAAAGAGAGCGATAAGTTTGTTGAGACAAAAGATGACGGCCATGCAGGTGAGATAGAGACATCGCGGATTTTATATCTTGTGCCGAACCTCGTAAAAGACAGGGCAAAAGAGGAGTATCCAAAGTTTTCAGCGCCATTTCTTGTAAAAGACAAGGTCAAATACTGGAAGGGCGGCGTGTGGGGGAATCCGTCAAAGGCGACAAGGGAAAAGGGAGAAAAGCTGTTTTTATTTTCCGTTGGCAGAGTCGTGGAGATTGTCAAGGGGATTGAGAAGGCTTTCTAA
- the cobM gene encoding precorrin-4 C(11)-methyltransferase, whose amino-acid sequence MKKCETVFFIGSGPGDPELITVKGKRLLEEADVVIYAGSLVNEKVLQYAKKEAALYNSASMTLEQIMKIMKEAANNGKKVARLHTGDPTLYSALREQADILERAEIPYEVIPGVSSAFASAAALKQELTMPEVTQTVIFTRLEGNTAVPEREGLAELAGHQATMCIFLSVGMIEKVVEELRQGYPEDTPVAVVYRAAWKDEKIVRGTLKDIAAKVKKAKIARQAMIIVGKTLGQGARGKGRRSKLYDKNFEHGYRKKEKLRGDD is encoded by the coding sequence ATGAAAAAATGTGAGACGGTCTTCTTCATAGGCTCAGGCCCCGGCGATCCTGAGCTTATCACAGTCAAGGGCAAGAGGCTTCTGGAAGAGGCTGATGTAGTGATTTATGCCGGTTCTCTCGTCAATGAGAAGGTTTTGCAATATGCAAAAAAAGAGGCGGCCTTATATAACAGCGCCTCCATGACACTGGAACAAATTATGAAAATTATGAAGGAAGCGGCAAACAATGGCAAAAAGGTTGCAAGGCTTCACACAGGCGATCCCACGTTATACAGCGCCCTTCGCGAACAGGCTGACATTCTGGAACGTGCGGAGATTCCCTACGAGGTTATACCCGGAGTAAGCTCTGCCTTTGCCTCGGCTGCTGCTCTGAAACAGGAGCTTACCATGCCGGAGGTTACCCAGACAGTTATATTTACAAGGCTCGAGGGCAATACGGCTGTGCCGGAAAGAGAGGGGCTTGCGGAACTTGCCGGACATCAGGCAACCATGTGCATATTTCTAAGCGTTGGAATGATTGAGAAAGTGGTTGAAGAATTGAGGCAAGGTTATCCCGAAGACACACCCGTTGCCGTTGTTTACAGGGCTGCATGGAAAGATGAAAAGATTGTAAGAGGGACACTGAAAGATATTGCCGCAAAAGTTAAAAAGGCAAAAATTGCGAGACAGGCAATGATAATTGTGGGAAAAACATTGGGACAAGGGGCAAGGGGCAAGGGACGAAGGTCAAAACTCTATGATAAAAATTTCGAACATGGTTACAGAAAGAAAGAAAAATTACGAGGAGATGATTAA
- a CDS encoding radical SAM protein, protein MGEAISINQELSQPGEKIYYPTLRREMHARKVPLSLGKPCSVMCTFCYEKEHSYRSVDNIPKTTQEDWEYILSYINKIPSKADEYWVWGGNEYMVWTDLFLHPNAMDWLEDFLKYTDKNVTIFTVGFVHVPRIHKLAETYKGRMNFELSVNTLSRHRDFLMPNGPTVKQVLKILDGPAVTSADFYSFGPQTMAVDALTISNINKNCVLWMGCMTPLKGMDDNTVSLMRQGKRALPGEARTIYDLNLPNKATIHTEAYITVFLNRRIIVKHFDSLGIDKKDTLVVSKSIYKILTMYRKKRARYLYVPNTTLGGDTDCTSLLTFADIEKRLSNEKEIYMPKCIIEGGRGGYSDICGVDFEDFKSKVRCRVKLIPDINTKFANRQLIKNGDLKNYVEDYVFNPKSKVFEGIPLPEIN, encoded by the coding sequence ATGGGCGAAGCAATTTCCATCAATCAGGAGTTATCTCAACCAGGAGAAAAAATCTATTATCCCACCCTCAGGAGGGAGATGCATGCCAGAAAGGTCCCTCTCAGCCTTGGCAAGCCCTGTTCGGTTATGTGCACCTTCTGTTATGAAAAAGAACACTCGTATCGTTCCGTTGATAATATACCAAAGACCACACAGGAGGATTGGGAATATATACTAAGCTATATAAATAAAATTCCATCGAAGGCTGATGAATATTGGGTCTGGGGCGGGAATGAATATATGGTCTGGACCGACCTGTTTCTGCACCCCAATGCAATGGACTGGCTGGAGGATTTCTTAAAATATACGGATAAGAATGTAACTATCTTTACGGTAGGATTTGTACATGTCCCCAGGATTCATAAACTGGCAGAGACATATAAAGGAAGGATGAATTTCGAGCTGTCCGTAAACACACTAAGCAGGCACAGGGATTTTCTTATGCCCAACGGCCCTACAGTGAAACAGGTATTAAAGATATTAGACGGCCCTGCCGTTACATCTGCTGATTTTTATTCATTCGGACCCCAGACAATGGCTGTTGATGCGTTAACCATATCAAATATCAATAAAAACTGTGTTCTATGGATGGGCTGCATGACGCCTCTGAAAGGGATGGATGATAATACGGTTTCTCTTATGAGGCAGGGCAAAAGGGCGCTCCCCGGAGAGGCCAGGACGATATATGACCTAAATCTTCCAAACAAGGCAACCATACATACAGAGGCATATATAACCGTCTTCTTGAACAGGAGGATTATTGTAAAGCACTTTGATTCGCTGGGTATTGATAAGAAAGATACACTTGTGGTTTCGAAGAGCATATACAAGATTCTGACCATGTATCGGAAGAAGAGGGCGCGATATCTCTATGTCCCGAATACTACCCTTGGCGGCGATACCGATTGCACCTCACTTTTGACCTTTGCAGATATAGAAAAGAGGCTCTCAAATGAAAAAGAAATCTATATGCCAAAGTGTATTATAGAAGGGGGGAGGGGAGGATACAGTGACATCTGCGGGGTAGATTTTGAAGACTTCAAATCAAAGGTCAGGTGCAGGGTCAAGTTAATCCCGGATATCAATACAAAGTTTGCCAACAGACAGCTTATTAAAAACGGAGACCTGAAAAACTATGTAGAGGATTATGTCTTTAACCCAAAATCAAAGGTATTCGAAGGGATACCGCTGCCGGAAATAAACTAA
- a CDS encoding type II toxin-antitoxin system RelE/ParE family toxin produces the protein MKPLNFIGSSLDDLRNFPDEARKAAGFELYSVQCGFEPTNWKPMPSIGSGVKEIRIHVLGEWRIIYVAKLEDAVHVLHSFQKKSQKTNQHDIELARKRFKQIGG, from the coding sequence ATGAAACCTCTAAACTTCATAGGCTCAAGTTTGGATGACCTCCGCAACTTCCCGGATGAAGCTCGAAAAGCCGCGGGCTTTGAATTGTATTCCGTACAATGCGGATTTGAGCCGACCAATTGGAAACCTATGCCAAGCATAGGAAGCGGGGTCAAGGAAATCCGAATTCATGTCCTGGGAGAATGGCGCATTATTTACGTGGCGAAATTAGAGGATGCGGTACATGTGCTCCATTCGTTTCAAAAGAAGAGCCAAAAAACGAATCAACACGATATTGAATTAGCTCGTAAGCGATTCAAACAAATTGGAGGGTAA
- a CDS encoding XRE family transcriptional regulator — protein sequence MKEPIIKSSGNVFLDLGFPPEEAAILQMRSNIMADLRKVIKNKKMTQAKAAEILGVSQSRVSDLIRGKWEKFSLEMLIALATKAGLRISLKMAA from the coding sequence ATGAAAGAACCTATTATCAAATCTTCAGGCAACGTATTTCTTGATCTCGGCTTTCCCCCTGAGGAAGCCGCAATTCTTCAGATGCGTTCTAATATCATGGCTGATCTTCGGAAGGTCATCAAGAACAAAAAAATGACACAAGCAAAAGCGGCTGAGATTCTTGGTGTTAGTCAGTCCAGGGTCTCTGATCTAATAAGAGGGAAATGGGAAAAGTTCAGCTTGGAAATGCTCATCGCGCTCGCAACAAAGGCTGGGCTGCGTATAAGCCTTAAAATGGCCGCATAG
- the cobI gene encoding precorrin-2 C(20)-methyltransferase, with product MSVSKLPLGVLYGVGVGPGDPELLTLKAVRVLSGTKVIAIPKSKGDADSMALSVIEKAVDLKDKEILELLLPMTKDKGILAKARKDAAFLVCERLKQGQDIACITIGDPLFYSTFSYLIPLVADLLPDIAIKIIPGVSSINAAAGSALLPIAEADERVAVIPATYEGDGLKEMIKNFDTVILIKVNKVMEKVLKILDELHLKNRAVFVSRAGWPEETVIRNLDSLREMKLDYFSLVIIKK from the coding sequence GTGAGTGTCTCCAAACTCCCCCTTGGCGTTTTGTACGGCGTCGGCGTTGGCCCGGGTGATCCGGAACTGCTGACGCTCAAGGCTGTAAGGGTTTTGAGCGGGACAAAGGTGATTGCGATTCCAAAATCAAAGGGAGACGCCGACAGCATGGCGTTGTCTGTGATTGAAAAGGCAGTTGATTTGAAGGATAAAGAGATTCTGGAACTTCTTCTGCCCATGACAAAGGATAAAGGGATTCTGGCAAAGGCCAGAAAAGACGCCGCATTTTTAGTGTGTGAACGACTGAAGCAGGGACAGGATATTGCCTGTATCACCATCGGCGATCCGCTCTTTTACAGCACCTTTAGTTACCTGATTCCATTGGTTGCGGATCTTCTGCCTGATATTGCAATTAAAATCATTCCCGGCGTTTCTTCTATCAATGCCGCAGCAGGCAGTGCGCTTTTACCCATAGCAGAGGCGGATGAAAGGGTTGCGGTTATTCCGGCTACTTATGAAGGAGATGGATTAAAGGAGATGATAAAAAACTTTGATACTGTTATTCTGATAAAGGTGAACAAGGTTATGGAAAAGGTGTTGAAGATTCTTGACGAGCTTCATTTAAAAAACAGGGCGGTTTTTGTCTCAAGGGCAGGGTGGCCGGAAGAGACGGTAATAAGAAATTTAGACAGCTTAAGGGAGATGAAATTGGATTATTTTTCCCTTGTGATTATAAAGAAATGA
- the cbiE gene encoding precorrin-6y C5,15-methyltransferase (decarboxylating) subunit CbiE, which yields MIYIIGIGVEGRTSLSRRALKLIEGAGMLIGGRRHLACFPEFKREKVVIGSNLDEVAKILNPKSKIRNPKSAVVLASGDPNFFGIADFIIKRLGKDAVEIIPNVSTMQYAFAKIKENWNDARFFSLHGRGKVRSQKDIIDEIACHNKVGIFTDPDNTPSKIARALIDKGIKDYKVYVCEDLGTDNEKITEGTLGRIAKKSFSPLNVMMLLMGQVSGVRSQNLSCPGSFGIPDTEFSHSKGMITKEEIRVISLAKLKLKADSILWDIGAGSGSLSIEAAMLAKDGKVFAVEKEKERVIHIEKNKNKFKTANLEIIRKKAPDGFKNLPVPDAVFIGGGGRDIGKILEVCSKRIKRYGRIVVNAITIETLAAAAHFFETSGWNMETVSVNIAKTKDVADSHLFNAHNPVFIIVGEKP from the coding sequence ATGATTTATATTATAGGCATTGGTGTTGAAGGCAGAACCAGCCTTTCACGAAGGGCGTTAAAACTGATTGAAGGCGCAGGTATGCTTATCGGCGGCAGACGTCACCTTGCCTGTTTCCCTGAATTTAAAAGGGAAAAAGTGGTTATAGGTTCTAACCTGGATGAAGTTGCAAAGATTTTAAATCCGAAATCCAAAATCCGAAATCCAAAATCCGCTGTCGTTCTCGCATCCGGCGATCCGAACTTTTTTGGCATAGCTGATTTTATCATAAAAAGGCTCGGCAAAGATGCGGTTGAAATAATCCCCAATGTAAGCACAATGCAGTATGCTTTTGCGAAGATAAAAGAGAACTGGAATGATGCCAGGTTTTTCAGCCTGCATGGGAGGGGAAAAGTCAGGAGTCAAAAAGATATAATTGATGAGATAGCATGCCACAATAAAGTGGGGATATTTACAGACCCCGACAATACCCCTTCAAAGATTGCAAGGGCTCTGATTGATAAAGGCATAAAGGATTATAAAGTCTATGTATGTGAGGATTTAGGAACTGATAACGAAAAGATTACAGAAGGGACTTTAGGCCGGATTGCAAAAAAAAGTTTTTCGCCGTTGAATGTAATGATGCTGCTAATGGGTCAGGTGTCAGGGGTCAGGAGTCAAAATCTTTCTTGCCCCGGTAGTTTCGGCATTCCCGATACTGAATTTTCCCACTCAAAAGGCATGATAACAAAAGAGGAGATTAGGGTAATCAGTCTGGCAAAATTAAAATTGAAGGCCGACAGTATCTTATGGGACATCGGCGCAGGCTCCGGCTCTTTATCTATAGAGGCTGCAATGCTGGCCAAAGACGGGAAGGTTTTTGCCGTTGAAAAAGAAAAGGAAAGGGTAATCCATATTGAGAAGAATAAGAACAAATTTAAAACCGCCAATCTTGAGATTATCCGCAAAAAGGCGCCTGACGGTTTTAAAAATCTGCCGGTACCGGATGCTGTATTTATTGGCGGCGGTGGAAGGGATATCGGTAAAATTCTTGAGGTTTGCTCTAAACGGATAAAACGATACGGAAGGATAGTGGTCAATGCAATAACCATTGAGACGCTGGCAGCCGCCGCTCATTTCTTTGAAACTTCAGGATGGAATATGGAAACCGTTTCTGTAAATATTGCAAAGACAAAAGATGTTGCGGATTCCCATTTATTTAATGCGCATAACCCTGTCTTTATTATAGTCGGAGAAAAACCGTGA
- the cbiD gene encoding cobalt-precorrin-5B (C(1))-methyltransferase CbiD translates to MYFRDIVEDKQKKCLRKGYTTGACAAAAGKAAAIAFLTGKKVKEVQITLPLGQTVKLPVHRCKIEKDSAAASIIKDAGDDPDVTNGAEIVAEVATSAISNFKFQISNFKRAFQFTINSSQFTVYGGSGIGIVTKPGLAVKVGEPAINPVPRKMIEDAIRDVLMHFPLPASHFQIIISVPNGEEIAKKTMSARLGIIGGISILGTTGIVEPVSLSAYRNSITCAIDVAMASGCKEIVFSTGRSSEKVAEKELKLPEETFILVGDHMGFALKKIGVRGQGSGVRKVTIAGQFGKFSKLAAGHFETHCSDSSVELEFIASLVKDAGAKEDIIETIKSANTARQVFFILKEQGLENVLKIVCKKTQSNAKKIVDSTVDIGCMLMGYNNEVVERV, encoded by the coding sequence ATGTATTTTAGGGACATTGTGGAAGATAAACAGAAGAAGTGTTTAAGAAAGGGCTATACAACAGGCGCATGTGCGGCCGCTGCTGGCAAGGCAGCGGCCATTGCCTTTTTGACAGGGAAAAAAGTCAAAGAGGTTCAGATAACCTTGCCGCTCGGCCAAACTGTTAAATTGCCTGTTCACAGGTGCAAGATAGAAAAAGACAGTGCAGCGGCTTCCATTATAAAAGACGCCGGCGATGACCCTGATGTGACAAACGGGGCGGAGATAGTGGCCGAAGTAGCCACTTCGGCAATTTCAAATTTCAAATTTCAAATTTCAAATTTTAAAAGAGCTTTTCAGTTCACAATTAACAGCTCACAGTTTACAGTTTACGGCGGGAGTGGTATAGGCATCGTTACCAAGCCAGGACTTGCAGTTAAAGTCGGCGAGCCTGCAATAAACCCTGTGCCACGAAAGATGATAGAGGATGCTATAAGAGATGTTTTAATGCACTTCCCACTTCCCGCTTCCCACTTCCAAATTATCATTTCAGTTCCAAACGGCGAGGAGATAGCAAAAAAGACCATGAGTGCCCGCCTTGGAATAATCGGCGGGATTTCTATTTTAGGTACAACCGGGATTGTTGAACCGGTATCATTATCCGCCTATCGTAATTCCATAACATGCGCCATTGATGTTGCGATGGCATCGGGTTGTAAAGAAATTGTTTTTTCAACAGGCCGGAGCAGTGAGAAGGTGGCTGAGAAGGAGTTAAAATTACCGGAGGAGACCTTCATACTGGTTGGCGACCATATGGGGTTTGCGTTAAAAAAGATAGGGGTCAGGGGTCAGGGGTCAGGGGTCAGAAAAGTTACTATTGCAGGGCAATTCGGCAAGTTCAGCAAACTTGCTGCCGGACATTTTGAAACACACTGCTCTGATTCAAGTGTAGAGCTTGAGTTTATCGCCAGTCTTGTAAAAGATGCGGGGGCAAAAGAGGATATCATTGAAACAATAAAGAGCGCAAACACAGCGCGGCAGGTGTTTTTTATTTTGAAGGAACAAGGTTTGGAAAATGTTTTAAAAATAGTTTGCAAAAAGACGCAATCCAATGCCAAAAAGATTGTTGATAGCACAGTGGATATAGGGTGTATGTTGATGGGGTATAATAATGAGGTGGTTGAAAGGGTATGA
- a CDS encoding CbtB-domain containing protein, translating into MERVINRESGLLGTLLPALVIVSFAFAMVVIAYGMDSVAPGVHDAFHDFRHVIGMACH; encoded by the coding sequence ATGGAAAGAGTAATAAACAGAGAAAGCGGCTTGCTGGGAACACTGCTGCCGGCGCTAGTGATTGTGTCATTTGCGTTTGCAATGGTAGTCATTGCATACGGCATGGATTCTGTTGCGCCGGGCGTGCATGATGCGTTTCATGATTTCAGGCATGTTATCGGAATGGCGTGCCATTGA